The DNA window attctgtctcagacctggcggtctgttcttccggtttgtaagacaaacctgctgggtttgtcttttactcaatgtagacactatctgttggacagttgtctgtacttggaagatttcctttctggcttatcccgaagtggaaggatccggtagtactgtcttctgcagcctacagtctttgccttagacttgcatggatatggaagtattcagtctgttcctttggtatcattctcaacagatacccaaattgtcttcttgtactggtcggccgcttgacttagccgaatggcttttggtatgagtgatgtaaccggacttcttccagttattcctctgccttgtggctgatcggctgtttaatgattccggttttaagctttggccgatcctttctttgtgcggtcatgttccgagtatctcttggtcggtttactagcttgaccggttggttttcttAGCCGTTTCTTTTGGTTTatccggttcggttccttgttcctgcatggaaagtttatttaagttaggtttatttgaaccggtctgattttatctaacaatattaTATTCACTAGTAATTCTTTCTCTCACATTTCATCAATCCTCTCTCAACTTAACCACATTTCCCCTTAAAGATTTAGGTCCACTACACTATTTTCTTGGGATTTAAGCTCATCGATCTACCTTcgatatttttctctctcaatcaaaatatatcaatgaCATTCTTATCCGAGCCAATATGAGTGACTCAAAACCTCTTAATACTCCAATCTTTTCTAGGTCATCTTTATCTCGACATGATGGCGACACTCTTTCTGAACCATTTTTGTATCGCAACATTGTTGGTGCTCTCCAATATTTGACGCATACTCGACCTGAACTAGCATTTGCTGTCAACCGTATCTGCCAATTCATGCAGTCTCCTACCACCACTCATTGGTCTGTAGTAAAAAGAATACTCCGCTACCTTCGGCATACTCCTCATCATGGACTTCTCATTCGTACATCATCTTCTCTCGATATATATGCTTTTTCTGACTCTGATTGGGCTGGTTGTCCGGACGATCGTCGCTCCACAACTGACTACTGCATATTTCTTGGTGACAATCTTATCTCTTGGGATTCAAAGAAACAACAAGTTGTTGCTCGGTCTAATACCGAGTCTGAGTATCGAGCTCTAGCTCATGCCACTACTGAACTCATTTAGCTCCAATCCTTGCTACGTGAACTTTGCATCTCCCCACTTCAACCTCCCACTCTATGGTGTGACAACATTGGTGCTGCATTTCTGTCGGCTAATCCAGTTTTTCATGCTCGTACGAAACATATAGAGATTGATTTTCACTTCGTTTGCGAACGTGTTGCTCAGAAAGCTTTTTACATCCGATACATACCTATTGATGATCAAATTGCCGACATCCTCACGAAAGGACTTGCGTCAAACCGATTTGCTTTATTACGTAACAAACTCACGGTGTGTGCCTCTCCATTTCGTTTGAGGGAAGGTATTAAAGACTCTACCATTAAAGAGCAACACACTTAGTCTCTTGGTTTCATATTCCATCcattaagtgtatttaaaatctttacatattctaaccttttagtttcctttatttttgtataaattcatactcttgtaattgtaataacACACAGAAATACATTCTTAATCTACAGCAAGTTCTTGTTACTTATATGTTTTAACTGTCATcttagagagaaagagaaatgtATCAGGTAGGAGATAACCTTTCGAACATGAAAATTTTCGGTTCGGATTTTTAGTTAAACCGTTCGGTTTGACCGATTCGAAAGGTAACCGTATTGAAACTAAAAGTCGGACAATTCATTTAACCAATTCGCGATCAGACTGGTTGAACCGCCGACGATTCGACcgcatattttaaaattatgattgataatATAGACTATAGTTTAATATGTTTCACCATTTATCAAATAAACTCGCATACTATTAAATTacatgtaattaaattttattgtataatattatctcatataattaacatgaaaatgatatttataataacaatatttaaaaccATATTAAaccaatttattttgtaaatatctCATTCCGATTTtgtagaaatatataaaaaaaatactcaaaatataTGCTAAAGTATAGAGTTTAAATtccctaaaaatataaaaattgatctCTCCTAAATTCCCCACTAAACATTCCTTTACTTTCTCTCGCTGCAGAATCAGAATCGAAAGAATCGATGGAGCTTCCAGTGATTGATCTCGAGCACTATCTAGAATTTTCTGCAAAATCCGGAGGCGAATTTGGCGAAGATCAACTAGATTCACAACTGAAGCAACTTTGTTCGGAAGTTAGCCGAATCCTTAGAGAGACTGGAGCTTTGTTGGTGAAGGATCCAAGATGTACTTCGAAAGATAATGATCGTTTTATCGATATGATGGAGAAGTACTTCGAGATGCCTGATGATTTCAAGCGCCTTCAAGTGCGACCTCACCTACATTACCAGGTTTCACGATCTATTTCTACTCTTGATCcgattatttgagttttaatgaagaagaagtgtgtgaaagtatcattatatatgttttgaattgttttttCACTTGTAATCCATCAATGCATCAGTCTGGTTCAACTTACTGTCATTTTCTCATGTTTCAATTTCATGTTCTAAACGAAGTAATCGTCATGTGAAGTGCTTGTTTTATAAGTTGCTGGTAATGGTATAACAGGTTGGTGCAACACCAGAGGGAGTTGAAGTTCCTCGTAGTTTGGTTGAtgagcaaatgcaagaaaaactGAAGTTATTGCCTAAAGAATCCCAGGCTGGAGTTTTGAAAGGACCAGATCCAAAATGGAGGTACATGTGGAGAGTTGGTCCTCGTCCAGTTCATACACGTTTCCAGGTTTTGCATAACATTCTTTTTATAATCTAGAAGTAGAATAACTTAGTACTATTAGTCTATTATTCATAATGCATACTTCTCATGTAGGAACTGAATGCAGAGCCAGTTATTCCTGAGGGATTTCCCGAATGGGAAGAGACTATGAATTCGTGGGGACATAAAATGATATCTTCTATCGAGGCAAATTATCTGTCTCGTGTCATTACTCATTAGTGTTAATTCTCGCATATCTTCCTTGACCCACCCTATATTATACTGATTTCTTAGTTCAGGCTGTTGCAGAAATGGCAGCAATTGGTTTTGGTCTTCCAAAAGATGCATTCACTTCTCTCATGAACAAGGTGATttcatgattttcttttaaaaacttcTTCTTTATTGTTTACTTTTGCTAAAAACAATTGCTGATGTTGGAATATCTTTATGGTTTTATGTATATTGTATCCCTTGTTATGCTTTAATGTGGATAGGGTGAGCAACCCCAACTGCCAACCCCAAACTGAAAAACATCTTATTTTTTGGATATAATGGTTTCATAGAGTATAAACTAATCTATTAGGGTTGAATATAGGGCCTTGAAAATAAACCAAACCAACTCGATCCTTAATCACGACTAATTTGTACCCAAAATTGGTTGtgttcaaaatatattaatgttgtgTTGGATTAAGAAATTTGTGCACATATAAACTCGAAACTATTGAAGCATGTAATACCTGTTTATTTAAGTTTGtatctaatatttattagcAAGTGCACATATAAACTCGAAACTATTGAAGCATGTCatacttgtttatttatgtttttatctaatattttattaacaattaacttattaaataagaCTTTTCTTTGATTTGTTTCACATGTGAAAATAAGCATGCCCATGGTAAGGAAACTTAGGTTTGATATAGTTCATCAGTTTCACGGGCTTGTGCATTTGTTCAACTGTCTTTGTTGAATTGCaagattttatttgtatttttgctgttgtttatatattgttaaatttattcaattaaaaaacttattttaaacaattattatttatttttatttgctaGTCAGTACTCATAAACTTGATATTGTTGCTGCATTTGGAACAAACAAAATTTGTTCAATTCTAGTATTTAATGTCTTTCTacttgattttgtttaattaattactttgaAGTCAGTTCACAAGCACGTGAAATGTGAATTCCTTGCTGTAGAGGGTCGATATCAAAACATTGGCAAATAACCCGATATCCGGTACATCTAATCCGCATATTGTGTCCTGATACAGTATAAATTGATTTATCAGATGGTCAGATTGAAGGTCATGACTTGGAATGTTCGGATAGATATTTAGCTAAATAACTGAACCAACCTGATTTGCAATCACCCCTACGTGTGGATATGCAATCTTTATAAATATCATTGTGTTTTGAATTTTCTATCATGTGgagtgtaaaaaatatataatggcAAGGTAGCAagtaatgtaattaaatttgaatatttgatgcataaaaaaataatcatcctTATGTAAATCATTTCTGATTGTTATTTTCAATTTAGGGACCACATCTCCTATCTCCGACAGGGAGCAACCTTCAACTTCATGGTCAGGAAGGAACTGTGTTTGCGGGATACCATTATGACCTTAATTTTCTAACAATTCATGGAAGAAGTAGGTTTCCTGGTCTTAACATCTGGCTAAGCAACGGACAAAAGATGGCGGTGAAGGTTCCCATGGGATGCCTCCTCATTCAGACTGGAAAGCAGGTTAGAACAGTAACTGTTTCTTGCTTAACCCTTTTTAACATTTGCATGATGCAACACAAGAGAAATGGGCAGGGTTAGGAATGACCCGAAGCCCTTGAATCAGAAATGAGAGATAGGAAGACTTCAATTTATTCAATCCATTAACTACATTAGGGTTCATATTACAGTCAATCCTTTTTAGGTTTCTAAAGTTCAATGGTTACATTACTTTCTCAATCAGACTGGAAAACAGATCAGAACATTTCAAACTGTTGAACATTTCAAACTGTTGAACATTTCAAACTGTTGAACATGACCTAGTATTACCTTTTATGAAAGTGCTTAACACATAACCTAAAACTAAACAATGACAAAGCAAAAGATCCTCTTAAGGAGGACTAATCAAAAGGTTGTGGTCACAATTTCGATTCTCATTGAAAACATTCTGATTGAAGTTGGGTAGTACAATTCAAGATTTTTCGATGCAAAGAAGAAAATTACACTTTAGGTCTTACTTTGAATGATGTAACAAATGTAGATGACCTTATAATTCGGTTTAGTTCAATGTAAAATCTTTCGTTTCTTAAtcgataattttaataaataaaaaaaatgcagaTAGAATGGTTGACAGGAGGAGAATGCATAGCTGGGATGCACGAAGTAGTTGTAACCAACAGGACAATTGATGCAATGAAACTAGCTTCACAACAAAATAACAGCCTTTGGAGGGTATCTTCAACTGTAAgtgaaaaaaacatgttttttacttatcttaagtataaataatcttagattCCCACTAAAAACATGAAGTTGTTCGATAACAGTTTAAATTGtcttgtttgtttatgtttatgtttttcAGTTGTTTTCGCACATAGCATCTGATGCTGTGTTGAAGCCGTTAGGTCATTTTGAAGTATCTCCTCTCGCGAGCAATTATCCGGCTATGCATGCAGGAGATTATGTCGAACAGGAACTTGCTATCATCAATCTGAaaggaaaataattttaaaataatatgctAACATGATGGAAAATTTGCATATTACTTGCTATGTATTTGATCATGAAGGTTTAGATTTTGGAAATATTGaagcattattattaataataataatgtataagAACATCAtttaatggtttttttttttttataataataagtgGATTGTTTGAAAAATCATGATTGATTGTGATTTTAAGTAATTGTattttttaggtaaaaaaattaaaagatattagtatataatgataaaatttaaaaaatatattattttaatattgtagttaaggaaatattattgttaagttgagtgttttttaaaatttttggttttataatcaaatataattttatcttcaaattatttaatttattaattaaaatattaaaatattaaaatattttttattaaaaataaaataaaatttattttatcactatatatttatattatttaaatcaattttataaaaaaaatattactcttctcaaaattaacattacctaactttttcaaatttattacaaTAAATCTAAACTCTGCACGGCAGCTTTTATCAAATGGATGGGTGATGTAGACCTTAAAGAAGATTTTATaacaattgattttaaattcaaaattatacaaAAGTGTGAGACTTGATTTTGTAAGtaagcatttttttttaatttggattcaagttttcaaattttgatttgtagaattcttttcaaaatatttttttagctgaaaactttgaaaaaaatatcaataaatatatatttaatcaagatatgttttaaaatattattacttttaaattataaaaaaataaaaattatattgattcttTTTAAGTCTAAATTTATATCCCACTGAAGTATTTAaatgagagagagaaaagatgaaTAGTGGAGATGATAGATGACGATTGTGCGGCAATAAAACTAATGAGCAACTAATTAGAAATGTAGTTGTTGCAACTCCTCAAAACAGTCATGAATCATGCCTAAGGCTTTGTTTTGTTTGAcgtggattatttgaaatatataatatatatataataataattttaatgttaaattatttggctCTCTTATCTCACCATACTACCAGTTTTGTGAGTAAATATgccaataaatattaaaaagtatgataaaaaaaagaaaaaaagaataaggaaatagtgaaataaaatttaggATATTTTAACTAGCTAAATAAGTGGTGAAATTATGAAAGAATTAGAGTAAACTTGCACCTGGGAAGATATTTGGGTGGACTTAATTAAGTCCATTAGAACTCGCACGTGCCTAAGTTTCTGGTTGTGAATGACACTCCAACTAAAAAAGAGATGTTGTTAGGCATATTAGATTCTCACCATCTTTCATAACAAGTTTTAACGATCTTTCCATGTCATAATATCTTGAGAAGACggatttaagaatttatttttaaccataacAACGTTGTGTCCTAGGTCATACTTTTCTCTATTCAATATTATTATGTATCTAATACaactatcaaaataattagATCGAGTTTCAAACATAGTTTTGACTAATGCATCTCtatggtatattttaaaaattctgtTTTTGGTTCGGTACTTAGTTACACGTGAGAAATGACATTCGTGTTATGTCTCACGTGCCCATTGTTAATgatctctattttatttaaacttttggtcatttaaaaatatattattttatactttatttatttattctgtCTTAGGACATGCacctaaagttttttttttggaaaacagcttagtggcatttcattaaaaaaacccaaaagagggaaaaaaatacaaaagtttaagatcagatctagacaatttctagatttgacaatgaaacaataattgaattacagacaataacaataatcaattagagcctatagcgtttttacttttattttacttgtgactttctcaaacgaaatatcccatatctggcagaactttctattctcttcattcctttcgattcctctccaggattgaatgagtgcatttccatctgaagttatatctctccaaatatctttagcggttctacttcttccactgtgagttcttgaatttctttctttccagatattgtagattactgctccaaaataacatttcaacatacttacatagaaagatctttcttttgctttattcttcatcaactcttggatttcttcccatattcctggaaagttgatgatgttcatgtttgcagcatacatcttccagatttgtattacaaaagagcattccccaaataaatggtttatgctttcctcaactcccgaacatagagcacagttgatatcaggaatgtttatgtattttcgaattgtcttttgttgtcaaccttttcctgtataccagccagagaataaattggcgacgaagaataatctttggagaccataccacattatgccaatctacctcttgtcctcttgttctaaccatttcccatgcctttcctgtaataaacttctcattgctttctattttccagcatatttcatcattactttcattgagttgcttctgcctcattaggtttaggattctatcaccttctggaatacgcctcaaaagtgaatcacatttaccttcatagacgtctctaaatgagtacttgatgtattctcttctaactctgtttccttgcatttcttctttgaatataatggaaatattatccagccaaggatcatgccagaatagtacccctcttccatttccaattgtggttttcaccatttgaaatgcatcttttcttgttttaggattttcttcaatgaccatgccattttttcattgatgcttcgtgtccagatactctactcttttttcataaatcttgtatgcacccatttgacccatagggagtccgctttttgctccaactcccataagctcttgatggtgagggctttgttccattcaacacaactttttattcctagtccgccttcttctatgggagtgcaaacatcctcccatttgactttttttcctcctctgccttgtgttccccagaTGTAATCtttcatgattctatcgagtttagccattactttctttgggatgactatctgttgtgcccagtagccaataattccaaagatgactcttttaacgagctcgattctatctgcataagacagttttttcgtagcccaacccaagatagaatttctaacattttctaccagttgtatgaagtgattgtatcggagttgttttgatgacaggggtactccaaggtatttcactggtagttcaccttccttgattcccataatattgaatatgttttctttcatttcttcattaatccctccatagaaagcctgacttttgtcctcattgatgtatagacctgtaatactcgaaaagattgttagagcttcattgattatactaacagattcaacatccgcataagccacaaaaaatagatcatctgcaaaacatatatgggttattgtttttctttgcaatacgggtgaaatttgaaatgatgacttctcaaaagcatttttaaaatgcaatcaagaatttccattattaagacgaatatgtaaggagatatagggtctccttgccttactcccctttcacccttgaaaaagcctccatgaataccattcacgctcacaacaaagtgaggagtggaaacacattgcataatccaatcaatgaaaataattggaaaacctgcagcaaggaggaattcgtggattgatccccatctgatcgagtcaaaagcttttttaatgtcaattttgaaagccacacgtggcgatatgtttttcttgccatatccattcaataagctctgcatgagtagaatgttatgggaaatagagcgtttaGGAATAAATTCTGATTCCCTAATCCTACaagtttatcaataactgttttcaaacgttgcgaaataatttttgaaataattttgtaaataacattgcagcatgaaatatGACGAAAGTCTTGAATTTTTTctggaattgaattcttaggaatcaaattcaacactgtgacgttccattgcttcaacattttcctgttttggaagaattctaaaaccccttcgcttacatctttacctactatttcccagttttctttgaagaagttcgcgttga is part of the Impatiens glandulifera chromosome 1, dImpGla2.1, whole genome shotgun sequence genome and encodes:
- the LOC124939825 gene encoding uncharacterized mitochondrial protein AtMg00810-like, producing the protein MSDSKPLNTPIFSRSSLSRHDGDTLSEPFLYRNIVGALQYLTHTRPELAFAVNRICQFMQSPTTTHWSVVKRILRYLRHTPHHGLLIRTSSSLDIYAFSDSDWAGCPDDRRSTTDYCIFLGDNLISWDSKKQQVVARSNTESEYRALAHATTELI
- the LOC124922786 gene encoding uncharacterized protein LOC124922786, encoding MELPVIDLEHYLEFSAKSGGEFGEDQLDSQLKQLCSEVSRILRETGALLVKDPRCTSKDNDRFIDMMEKYFEMPDDFKRLQVRPHLHYQVGATPEGVEVPRSLVDEQMQEKLKLLPKESQAGVLKGPDPKWRYMWRVGPRPVHTRFQELNAEPVIPEGFPEWEETMNSWGHKMISSIEAVAEMAAIGFGLPKDAFTSLMNKGPHLLSPTGSNLQLHGQEGTVFAGYHYDLNFLTIHGRSRFPGLNIWLSNGQKMAVKVPMGCLLIQTGKQIEWLTGGECIAGMHEVVVTNRTIDAMKLASQQNNSLWRVSSTLFSHIASDAVLKPLGHFEVSPLASNYPAMHAGDYVEQELAIINLKGK